One window from the genome of Haladaptatus paucihalophilus DX253 encodes:
- a CDS encoding macro domain-containing protein: protein MEFSVIQGDIAAQRADVLVNAAGTSLRMGSGVAGALRRGANGPINEEAMERGPVELGSVAVTDAYELDAEFVVHAAAMPHYGDGRATPGSVRDATRNALREADERGARSVVLPALGCGIAGFDLREGGRIICEEIHRFDPESLEDARLIAYSDEEYETLREVAAAVRSG from the coding sequence ATGGAGTTCAGCGTGATTCAGGGCGACATCGCCGCACAGCGTGCTGACGTGCTCGTCAACGCCGCGGGAACCAGCCTCCGGATGGGCAGCGGCGTCGCCGGGGCGCTCCGCCGTGGCGCGAACGGGCCGATAAACGAAGAAGCGATGGAGAGGGGACCGGTCGAACTCGGTTCCGTCGCGGTCACCGACGCCTACGAACTCGACGCCGAGTTCGTCGTTCACGCGGCGGCCATGCCACACTACGGGGACGGACGGGCGACGCCCGGGAGCGTTCGAGACGCGACCCGAAACGCGCTCCGCGAAGCCGACGAGCGGGGAGCGAGGTCAGTGGTGCTTCCCGCGCTCGGATGCGGTATCGCGGGATTCGACCTCCGAGAGGGTGGTCGAATCATCTGCGAGGAAATTCACCGCTTCGACCCCGAGTCCCTCGAAGACGCGCGCCTCATCGCCTACAGCGACGAGGAGTACGAAACGCTCCGTGAGGTTGCCGCCGCTGTCCGCTCGGGCTAA
- a CDS encoding helix-turn-helix domain-containing protein has product MSVQTTPLAPLPDELDSPRAKLVYLSLATTGGATLDELQTGLDLPKITLYTIIRTLRERGLVRQDGEALTLAA; this is encoded by the coding sequence ATGAGTGTTCAAACAACGCCTCTCGCACCGTTGCCGGACGAACTGGATTCGCCGCGCGCCAAACTGGTCTATCTCTCGCTCGCGACGACGGGCGGGGCGACGCTCGACGAACTCCAGACGGGTCTCGACCTGCCGAAAATCACGCTGTACACCATCATTCGAACGCTTCGAGAGCGCGGACTCGTCCGCCAAGACGGCGAAGCGCTGACGCTCGCCGCCTAA
- a CDS encoding phosphoglycerate kinase encodes MPIQTLDDLAVQGTTLGVRIDINSPLTDSGELADDARLLAHVDTLSELLERGGKVAILAHQGRPGSDDFAGLGAHAERLDELLSFPVSYCDATFSADARRAVSNLNEGEAVLLENTRFYSEEYMEFPAEQAAQTHLVDRLVPVLDAYVNDAFAAAHRSQPSLVGFPTRLPGYAGRVMEREVDVLGDIESTPRPRTYVVGGAKVSDSIAVAKNVLERDLADHVLTAGVVGNVFLFADGADLGDASADFIHDEGYWDYIDDAAELLDTYSDRIHLPKDAAVERDGERVELTREEFPPNEDEGAMDVGDATITAYSEILRDSGTVILNGPAGVFEDDTFATGTREMYTAAANAEFSIVGGGDTAAAIRKFDLGGFDHVSTGGGACLRMLTGDELPALQALSQ; translated from the coding sequence ATGCCCATACAGACCCTTGACGACCTCGCCGTCCAAGGGACGACCCTCGGCGTGCGCATCGACATCAACAGTCCGTTGACCGATTCCGGTGAGCTCGCCGATGACGCGCGTCTGTTGGCGCACGTCGATACCCTCTCGGAGCTGTTGGAGCGCGGCGGAAAGGTCGCGATCCTCGCCCACCAGGGCAGACCCGGAAGCGACGATTTCGCCGGGCTCGGCGCACACGCGGAGCGATTGGACGAACTGCTCTCCTTCCCGGTTTCTTACTGCGATGCGACGTTCTCCGCCGACGCGCGCCGCGCCGTGTCGAACCTCAACGAGGGAGAGGCGGTGCTCTTGGAGAACACCCGCTTCTACAGCGAGGAGTACATGGAGTTCCCGGCGGAACAAGCCGCCCAAACCCACCTCGTGGACCGCCTCGTCCCCGTCCTCGACGCCTACGTCAACGACGCGTTCGCGGCCGCACACCGGTCACAGCCCTCCCTCGTCGGGTTTCCGACCCGGCTGCCGGGGTACGCCGGGCGCGTCATGGAGCGCGAAGTGGACGTGCTCGGCGACATCGAATCGACGCCGCGCCCGCGAACGTACGTGGTCGGCGGCGCGAAGGTCTCCGACTCCATCGCGGTCGCGAAAAACGTGCTGGAGCGCGACCTCGCGGACCACGTGCTGACGGCCGGTGTCGTCGGGAACGTCTTCTTGTTCGCCGACGGCGCGGACCTCGGCGACGCCAGCGCGGACTTCATCCACGACGAGGGATACTGGGATTACATCGACGACGCCGCCGAACTGCTCGACACGTACAGCGACCGAATCCATCTCCCGAAGGACGCTGCGGTCGAACGGGACGGCGAGCGCGTCGAACTCACCCGCGAGGAGTTCCCGCCGAACGAAGACGAGGGTGCGATGGACGTCGGCGATGCCACCATCACAGCCTACTCCGAGATCCTCCGCGATTCCGGGACCGTCATCCTCAACGGCCCAGCTGGCGTGTTCGAGGACGACACCTTCGCCACGGGCACCCGCGAGATGTACACCGCGGCCGCGAATGCCGAGTTCAGCATCGTCGGCGGCGGCGACACCGCGGCCGCGATTCGGAAGTTCGACCTCGGCGGGTTCGACCACGTTAGCACCGGCGGGGGCGCGTGTCTTCGGATGCTCACCGGCGACGAACTCCCGGCGTTGCAAGCGCTATCGCAATAG
- the dacB gene encoding D-alanyl-D-alanine carboxypeptidase/D-alanyl-D-alanine endopeptidase: MGDKIWQLDRRTMLGATGTVGANAMLGDTALANRTEDDDETRESGCSAVERLLERASEKFPGGIVSVYAKEAGADGDVLASHQADTVVKPASNTKLLTTALAFEHVGPDERFETSVVGDGSITGNQLHGDLVLRGTGDVLSTADLERLAEQVAENGVRTVHGDLVADITAFDTSGYGPVFSVRGPGYPEGWTWEDPQYSYGAPSSTLALHWNKVSLTAKRTENGIDLAVEPDSEFVTVESHLSTAPEGANGYFYTYLDRVNGTIYAIGELPPGYEETELAPVMRPDEHATAVFRDRLADAGVSVKGDVVLQTEPTEREAAFETSIESEPLHETTGPMLLYSNNVDADQLALMTARRALDDGSFDAWTELTGAYFESLGSPATVFRDGSGLSQFNLVSAADMVSLLEWIRKKPWSETLIGSLPTPGEGTLAYRLRDVDVPVHAKTGTVRGTRALSGVIERPTDPDVLFSILMSNVTVGLGDARNYQDDLVRALIDA, translated from the coding sequence ATGGGAGATAAAATTTGGCAGTTGGACAGGCGGACGATGCTCGGAGCGACTGGAACCGTCGGCGCGAACGCGATGCTCGGCGATACCGCGCTGGCAAATCGAACGGAGGACGACGATGAGACGAGGGAATCGGGGTGCTCTGCCGTGGAGCGGTTACTCGAACGCGCATCCGAGAAGTTTCCCGGCGGTATCGTCTCCGTGTACGCGAAGGAGGCCGGGGCGGACGGCGATGTCCTCGCAAGTCATCAGGCGGACACGGTGGTCAAACCGGCATCGAACACGAAGCTGCTCACCACCGCATTGGCGTTCGAACATGTGGGACCGGACGAACGGTTCGAGACCAGTGTCGTCGGCGACGGGTCGATAACCGGGAATCAACTCCACGGCGACCTCGTGCTACGCGGCACCGGTGACGTGTTGTCCACCGCCGACCTCGAACGATTGGCGGAACAGGTCGCGGAGAACGGAGTACGGACGGTTCACGGCGACCTCGTGGCCGACATCACCGCGTTCGACACCTCTGGGTACGGCCCCGTCTTTTCGGTTCGCGGCCCCGGGTACCCCGAGGGATGGACGTGGGAGGACCCGCAGTACTCTTACGGCGCACCGAGTTCGACGCTCGCGCTCCACTGGAACAAGGTGTCCCTCACCGCCAAGCGAACCGAGAACGGCATCGACCTCGCCGTCGAACCCGACTCGGAGTTCGTCACCGTCGAATCGCACCTCTCCACGGCACCCGAAGGGGCGAACGGCTATTTCTACACCTATCTCGACCGGGTGAACGGCACCATCTACGCCATCGGCGAACTGCCGCCGGGATACGAGGAGACGGAACTGGCACCCGTGATGCGACCCGACGAACACGCGACAGCGGTGTTCAGGGACCGCCTCGCGGACGCAGGCGTCTCCGTCAAAGGTGATGTCGTCCTCCAAACGGAACCCACGGAGCGGGAGGCGGCGTTCGAGACGAGCATCGAATCCGAACCGCTCCACGAGACGACCGGTCCGATGCTGTTGTACTCGAACAACGTCGATGCCGACCAACTCGCATTGATGACGGCCCGCCGTGCGCTCGATGACGGGTCGTTCGACGCGTGGACGGAGCTAACCGGCGCCTACTTCGAGAGCTTGGGTTCTCCCGCAACCGTTTTCCGGGACGGCTCCGGGCTCTCGCAGTTCAACCTCGTTTCGGCGGCGGACATGGTTTCCCTGCTCGAATGGATACGGAAGAAGCCGTGGTCGGAGACGCTCATCGGGTCGCTTCCGACGCCGGGCGAGGGCACGCTCGCGTATCGGTTGCGGGACGTGGACGTTCCGGTTCACGCGAAGACGGGAACGGTTCGCGGAACACGTGCGCTTTCGGGTGTCATCGAGCGGCCGACGGACCCGGACGTACTGTTCTCTATCCTCATGTCGAACGTGACCGTCGGACTCGGCGATGCTCGCAACTATCAGGACGATTTGGTTCGTGCGCTCATCGACGCGTAA
- a CDS encoding chemotaxis protein CheW, whose amino-acid sequence MSVQKQNPSAGETQVVEFRLGEDVCAIDIEQVDSIVEVKKVTRIPRTQDSIEGVMDLRGETTAIIDPKEFLSVASDERGNDVLVLDRPDDKQKIGIRVDEVLDVTTHAPEHIDTSDELENLDTRGIRDQIAQGIIKRPDDENGLDLIIWVDIDKMITSLS is encoded by the coding sequence ATGAGCGTTCAGAAACAGAATCCGTCGGCCGGGGAAACCCAAGTCGTGGAGTTTCGACTCGGCGAAGACGTGTGCGCCATCGATATCGAGCAGGTAGACAGCATCGTCGAGGTGAAAAAGGTCACGCGCATTCCCCGGACACAGGATTCCATCGAGGGGGTCATGGACCTCCGCGGCGAGACGACGGCCATCATCGACCCCAAGGAGTTCCTCAGCGTCGCCTCCGACGAGCGAGGGAACGACGTTCTCGTTCTGGACCGTCCCGACGACAAACAGAAAATCGGGATTCGGGTGGACGAGGTGCTCGACGTGACGACCCACGCCCCGGAGCACATCGACACCAGCGACGAACTGGAGAACCTCGACACCCGCGGCATCCGCGACCAAATCGCACAGGGAATCATCAAGCGACCCGACGACGAAAACGGTCTCGACCTCATCATCTGGGTCGATATTGACAAAATGATTACTAGCCTGAGTTAA
- a CDS encoding DUF7500 family protein — MSPARDDSDPEGRKVISPEELDIEDSENVVTLDDGRFVIGASGRPSVPDDPEAVTTGEPTADANPGVEPAPPEKSPSSTDSPPAIDPASAPDTPSQSAPSDGEPHIDSQDVREWLEDDVGDVASRYGFHITAKAEDEINHQRMFSDDIGTVFDSLLMWYAQQVEPSMPVEDVLGILMMESNVRVRYPSRCFRGVLGTYDLSPDDSIADLFRAMQDANGIVFPPENG; from the coding sequence ATGAGTCCAGCGCGGGACGATTCTGACCCGGAGGGCCGAAAGGTCATCTCTCCCGAAGAACTCGACATCGAGGACAGCGAGAACGTCGTCACGCTGGACGATGGCCGGTTCGTCATCGGCGCGTCCGGGAGGCCGTCCGTGCCCGACGACCCGGAGGCAGTGACGACCGGCGAACCGACCGCCGACGCGAATCCCGGTGTCGAACCTGCGCCCCCGGAGAAATCGCCGTCATCGACGGACTCCCCGCCCGCCATCGACCCGGCGTCGGCACCGGACACTCCGAGTCAATCCGCGCCATCGGACGGGGAACCCCACATCGATTCCCAAGACGTCCGCGAATGGCTCGAAGACGACGTTGGCGACGTGGCGTCCAGATACGGGTTTCACATCACGGCGAAGGCCGAGGACGAAATCAACCATCAGCGGATGTTTTCGGACGACATTGGAACCGTCTTCGACAGCCTTCTCATGTGGTACGCCCAGCAGGTCGAACCGAGCATGCCCGTCGAGGACGTGCTCGGCATTCTCATGATGGAGTCGAACGTTCGCGTCCGTTACCCGTCGCGTTGTTTCCGTGGTGTTCTCGGAACGTACGACTTATCACCCGACGATAGCATCGCCGACCTGTTTCGAGCGATGCAGGACGCGAACGGCATCGTCTTTCCCCCGGAAAACGGCTAG
- a CDS encoding GNAT family N-acetyltransferase: MVTIEAATSADIDHVTDRWVELARDQRDHGSHLLAEENRGAVRDAVARHVIENDLLVARDEGIVGFVMFELETGLYRHSTARGIVQNIYVEPASRNEGVGSALLAAAEEKLRERGAEVLALEVLARNENARRLYENRGYEPHRIEMEKSDENDNHSKE; the protein is encoded by the coding sequence ATGGTTACGATAGAGGCCGCGACCAGCGCGGACATCGACCACGTTACCGACCGCTGGGTCGAACTCGCCCGCGACCAGCGCGACCACGGGTCACACCTCCTCGCGGAGGAGAACCGCGGTGCGGTCCGCGATGCGGTCGCGCGCCACGTCATCGAAAACGACCTGCTCGTCGCCCGAGACGAGGGTATCGTGGGATTCGTGATGTTCGAACTGGAGACGGGTCTCTACCGGCACTCGACCGCTCGCGGAATCGTCCAGAACATCTACGTCGAACCCGCGTCGCGGAACGAGGGCGTCGGGTCGGCGCTCCTCGCCGCCGCGGAGGAAAAACTCCGAGAGCGGGGCGCGGAGGTGCTGGCGCTCGAAGTGCTGGCGCGAAACGAGAACGCCCGCAGACTGTACGAAAACAGGGGTTACGAACCACATCGAATCGAGATGGAAAAATCGGACGAAAACGATAACCACTCAAAGGAGTAG
- the cheY gene encoding chemotaxis protein CheY, translating to MVNDVLIVDDSEFMRNLLREILEENFEIADEAENGVEAIELYKEKQPDFVMMDIVMPIRDGIDATAEIKQFDSSANIIMCTSIGQEEKMKKAIKAGADGYITKPFQKPSVMEAINDVISA from the coding sequence ATGGTGAATGACGTACTAATTGTCGACGACTCGGAATTTATGCGGAATCTACTGCGCGAGATTCTGGAGGAAAATTTCGAAATCGCCGACGAAGCCGAGAACGGCGTCGAAGCGATAGAACTGTACAAGGAAAAGCAACCGGACTTCGTGATGATGGACATCGTGATGCCGATTCGAGACGGCATCGACGCGACGGCCGAAATCAAGCAGTTCGATTCGAGCGCGAACATCATCATGTGTACGAGTATCGGACAGGAAGAGAAGATGAAGAAGGCGATCAAAGCTGGTGCCGACGGATACATCACGAAGCCGTTTCAGAAGCCCAGCGTGATGGAAGCCATCAACGACGTTATCTCAGCATGA
- a CDS encoding YbjQ family protein, whose protein sequence is MTAFSYHDDEILVTTSHTVPGREITGHHGVVVADVTPGRNIGKDIAGGLRDIVGGRSKSWEKTLEENQETALDELVEEAKSVGADAVVAVDITDESLGGQGGMMNIKAFGTAVSIR, encoded by the coding sequence ATGACCGCGTTCAGCTACCACGACGACGAGATATTGGTGACGACGAGCCACACCGTTCCGGGACGGGAAATCACGGGCCACCACGGCGTGGTCGTCGCCGACGTGACGCCGGGACGAAACATCGGGAAGGACATCGCCGGTGGGTTGCGCGACATCGTTGGCGGACGCTCCAAATCGTGGGAGAAGACCCTCGAAGAGAATCAGGAAACTGCCCTCGACGAACTCGTCGAGGAGGCAAAATCGGTCGGCGCGGACGCGGTAGTCGCGGTGGACATCACCGACGAATCCCTCGGCGGACAGGGCGGAATGATGAACATCAAGGCGTTCGGAACCGCGGTTTCGATTCGCTGA
- the bcp gene encoding thioredoxin-dependent thiol peroxidase, which yields MLEPGQPAPPFELPNQDGETVSLADFDTTVVVYFYPRADTPGCTTEACGFRDSWDEFEARGVPVLGISDDPVSDLVKFRDKYDLPFDLLSDESGEVASAYDSYGEKNMFGKTFDGVFRNTVVVAPDGTVEAVFEDVSPDGHADELLETLE from the coding sequence ATGCTCGAACCCGGCCAACCGGCACCTCCGTTCGAACTGCCGAACCAAGACGGCGAGACAGTCTCGCTCGCCGACTTCGATACCACGGTCGTCGTCTACTTCTACCCCCGGGCGGACACGCCCGGCTGCACCACCGAAGCCTGTGGCTTCCGCGATTCGTGGGACGAATTCGAGGCGCGCGGCGTTCCGGTCCTCGGAATCAGCGACGACCCGGTATCCGACCTCGTGAAATTCCGAGACAAATACGACCTGCCGTTCGACCTCCTCAGCGACGAGTCCGGCGAGGTTGCGAGCGCCTACGACTCCTACGGCGAAAAGAACATGTTCGGAAAGACCTTCGACGGCGTGTTTCGAAACACGGTCGTCGTCGCTCCAGACGGGACCGTCGAAGCCGTCTTCGAGGACGTCTCGCCGGACGGACACGCGGACGAACTCCTCGAAACCCTCGAATGA
- a CDS encoding branched-chain amino acid ABC transporter permease: MRGLIIGLAGIGLSMTYSILNFANFSHGDYITSGAFSGWAVTYLIAGLGSNNIAGLLLVGAGGSVYASSLGITIATTPIAVVLGLVFAGVSTVVLALLIDRIVYRPMRDAEGISLLITSVGVAFVLRYLIVFVFSTENRGTTALQDIPKWNLLLWDGTVRVTAHDLTLLVCTVGLMIGVHLLLQRTKLGKAMRAMADNEDLARISGIPTERVIRWTWIIGGGLTGIAGYLLVLWKGTIVFQFGWLLLLPIFAAVILGGIGSIYGAILGGLVIGLTWNLSIIWIPSAFGRAAAFGMMILILLFKPQGLFAGRTTA, translated from the coding sequence ATGCGGGGACTCATCATCGGTCTCGCCGGAATCGGGCTTTCGATGACGTACAGCATACTGAATTTCGCAAACTTCTCGCACGGAGACTACATCACGAGTGGCGCGTTCTCGGGGTGGGCAGTTACGTACCTCATCGCGGGGTTGGGGAGCAACAACATCGCGGGGCTGTTGCTGGTCGGCGCGGGCGGCTCCGTCTACGCCAGCAGTCTCGGTATCACCATCGCGACGACCCCGATAGCGGTCGTCTTGGGGCTGGTGTTCGCCGGTGTTAGCACCGTCGTACTGGCGCTCCTCATCGACCGTATCGTCTACCGACCGATGCGGGACGCGGAAGGGATTTCGCTCCTCATCACGAGCGTCGGCGTGGCGTTCGTGCTCCGCTACCTCATCGTGTTCGTCTTCTCGACCGAGAACCGCGGAACGACGGCGCTACAGGATATCCCCAAGTGGAACCTGTTGCTCTGGGACGGAACCGTCCGCGTGACGGCACACGACCTGACGCTCCTCGTCTGCACGGTCGGCTTGATGATCGGCGTTCACCTGCTGTTGCAGCGGACGAAACTCGGCAAGGCGATGCGCGCGATGGCCGACAACGAGGACCTCGCTCGCATCAGCGGCATTCCGACCGAACGCGTCATCCGCTGGACGTGGATCATCGGCGGCGGTCTGACCGGCATCGCAGGCTACCTGTTGGTACTCTGGAAGGGAACCATCGTCTTCCAGTTCGGGTGGCTCCTCTTGCTCCCGATATTCGCCGCGGTCATCCTCGGCGGCATCGGGTCGATTTACGGCGCGATTCTGGGTGGGTTGGTCATCGGGCTGACGTGGAACCTCTCCATCATATGGATTCCGAGCGCCTTCGGCCGCGCCGCCGCGTTCGGCATGATGATCCTCATCTTGCTGTTCAAGCCACAGGGTCTGTTCGCCGGGAGGACGAC